From Paenibacillus sp. PK3_47, the proteins below share one genomic window:
- a CDS encoding flagellar protein FlaG has protein sequence MNVQFSLTASSTTNGLGRAEVTTAPRSGTAMPVGQESAIKDDKSLKEKQTGQVSVGEEQLIRTIEQAVKSLQGPQTTLEISIHEKTHDIMVKVLNKDTGELIREVPREKTLDLVAKMMEIAGILVDEKI, from the coding sequence ATGAATGTACAGTTTTCACTTACTGCAAGTTCGACAACAAACGGACTGGGCAGAGCGGAAGTAACAACAGCACCGAGAAGTGGAACGGCGATGCCTGTAGGTCAGGAATCAGCAATCAAGGATGATAAGAGTCTGAAAGAGAAGCAGACTGGCCAGGTATCGGTTGGTGAGGAACAGCTGATCCGCACGATTGAGCAAGCCGTTAAATCATTGCAAGGACCCCAGACTACGCTGGAAATCAGCATCCATGAAAAGACACATGACATTATGGTAAAGGTTCTTAATAAAGATACTGGTGAGTTGATAAGGGAAGTTCCACGGGAGAAGACATTGGATCTTGTGGCTAAGATGATGGAAATAGCCGGAATACTCGTAGACGAGAAAATCTGA
- the fliS gene encoding flagellar export chaperone FliS, whose translation MLKSPYDKYRQSSVQTSTPAQLVIMLFDGAIRFAKTAIDGLNKQDLEKSNLNFGKAQTIISELMSTLDYSIEISKSLYSLYEYTNHLLIEANIHKNPAKAEEAIGYLTDLRETWLQASKLAASQSEIANG comes from the coding sequence TTGCTTAAATCTCCATACGATAAATATCGTCAGTCATCAGTTCAAACCTCAACACCTGCTCAACTCGTGATTATGCTGTTTGATGGGGCTATACGTTTTGCGAAGACGGCTATTGACGGTTTGAATAAGCAAGATTTGGAGAAATCGAATTTAAATTTTGGTAAAGCTCAGACGATCATCAGTGAATTAATGAGCACACTGGATTACTCCATTGAAATTTCTAAGAGCCTTTACTCTCTCTATGAATACACGAACCACTTATTAATAGAAGCCAACATTCACAAAAACCCGGCGAAAGCCGAAGAGGCTATCGGCTATCTTACCGATCTCCGCGAAACCTGGCTGCAGGCCTCTAAGCTTGCTGCGAGTCAATCTGAGATTGCCAATGGATGA
- the fliD gene encoding flagellar filament capping protein FliD, with product MVTRINGFSGMDIDSMVKSMMATKRVPLDKLNQDKQILQWTREGYRELNSKLYDFRTNKLITKYGGNAALNAQKAMISGNTTAVKAEALATASGVDMKVSVTKLATRTTYETTGLGQGKPATTSLASLDGVNLSSLSSSEQTEYLKKGFDININGETFKDKDGNSLFNGLTTISTLVATINSSAKANAIASYDEITGKLIIASKTSGKDGAVTLGTPASSNTLLGLFSKSNVVETNKVTDVTTATTVTELINKRDGSALVDADVEDIKFTINGKDFTVKGSDSIANIVDAINNQTWDASAKVSASFTADGTLKLVGDSGGPVTLGGDSFEFMKLFNGRQSNPADNNSMTKTIDGVNAEVTINDVAIDNVNSNTFTINGVQLTLQELTKKDASSVDEPVIIKTQTDPDKAVETIKGFIADYNSLIVSLNAKIDEAKYRDFRPLTDEQKSAMNEEDIKAWTEKSKSGLFKNDDIIKSLLSEMRGIITEKLGPLSSLGITTGNYLENGKLVIEDETKLKNAISANPQLAMDILQGPANAPKEGILDRFADKVSSAIDKISERAGTNRFSMDLTSTFKEESVMGRKMKAYNAQISSMLTMLNNAETRYYKQFTAMETAMNRLQSQATNLFSASS from the coding sequence TTGGTAACACGGATCAACGGATTTTCAGGTATGGACATTGATAGTATGGTTAAGAGTATGATGGCTACTAAGAGGGTGCCTTTGGACAAGCTAAATCAGGATAAACAGATCCTGCAATGGACACGTGAAGGATACCGCGAGCTGAACAGCAAACTTTACGATTTCCGGACAAATAAATTAATAACTAAGTATGGAGGAAATGCTGCACTTAATGCTCAGAAAGCAATGATTAGCGGAAATACAACTGCTGTAAAAGCTGAAGCCTTGGCAACGGCCAGCGGAGTGGATATGAAGGTTAGTGTTACCAAGCTGGCAACAAGAACAACTTATGAAACTACAGGATTAGGACAAGGCAAGCCGGCTACAACATCGTTAGCATCATTAGATGGTGTTAATCTCTCTAGTTTGTCTTCATCTGAACAAACCGAATATCTGAAAAAAGGTTTTGATATTAACATTAACGGTGAAACGTTCAAAGACAAGGATGGGAATTCCCTCTTTAATGGTCTCACCACAATCTCAACACTTGTCGCTACTATTAACTCTTCTGCCAAAGCTAATGCTATTGCCAGCTATGATGAAATCACAGGCAAGCTTATTATTGCTTCCAAAACCAGTGGCAAAGATGGCGCCGTTACCTTGGGAACACCTGCAAGCAGTAATACTTTACTTGGTTTGTTCTCGAAGAGCAATGTAGTGGAAACAAATAAAGTAACGGATGTTACTACTGCAACTACAGTAACTGAGCTTATAAACAAACGAGACGGCAGTGCCCTGGTTGATGCAGATGTGGAAGATATTAAATTTACAATTAATGGCAAAGATTTCACGGTTAAAGGCTCGGATTCCATTGCAAATATTGTTGATGCAATTAATAACCAGACATGGGATGCGAGTGCCAAAGTAAGTGCCAGTTTCACTGCAGATGGTACCTTGAAGCTTGTTGGTGATTCTGGGGGGCCTGTTACTCTCGGCGGAGATTCTTTTGAGTTTATGAAGCTCTTTAATGGAAGACAGTCAAATCCTGCAGATAATAACTCCATGACAAAGACCATAGATGGGGTAAATGCGGAAGTAACCATTAATGATGTAGCAATTGATAATGTTAACAGCAATACCTTTACTATTAACGGAGTGCAGCTGACACTGCAGGAATTGACTAAAAAGGATGCATCTTCTGTTGATGAGCCTGTTATCATCAAAACACAAACAGACCCTGATAAAGCAGTGGAGACTATTAAAGGCTTTATTGCAGACTACAATAGCTTGATCGTATCCTTAAATGCTAAAATCGATGAAGCAAAATACCGCGATTTTAGGCCTCTAACGGATGAGCAGAAGAGCGCAATGAACGAGGAAGATATTAAGGCTTGGACCGAGAAGTCGAAAAGTGGTCTTTTTAAGAATGATGATATTATCAAATCCTTATTATCCGAAATGCGCGGCATTATCACTGAGAAGCTCGGTCCACTGAGCTCGCTTGGAATTACAACCGGAAATTATTTAGAAAATGGCAAGCTGGTCATTGAGGACGAGACTAAGTTAAAGAACGCAATCAGCGCTAATCCACAGCTTGCTATGGATATATTGCAAGGACCGGCTAATGCGCCCAAAGAAGGAATTCTGGACAGGTTTGCTGATAAAGTAAGTTCTGCTATTGATAAGATTTCTGAACGGGCAGGAACTAACCGGTTCTCTATGGATCTTACTAGTACTTTTAAGGAAGAGAGTGTAATGGGAAGGAAGATGAAGGCATACAATGCACAAATAAGTTCGATGCTAACGATGCTGAATAACGCTGAAACCCGTTACTATAAACAATTCACAGCCATGGAAACTGCCATGAATAGGCTCCAGTCTCAAGCTACCAACCTGTTTTCTGCAAGTAGCTAA